A window of Pseudomonas monteilii contains these coding sequences:
- a CDS encoding malonate decarboxylase acyl carrier protein (acyl carrier protein of malonate decarboxylase), translating into METLSFTYPAGQPAKGRALAGCVGSGDLEVLLEPATNGTLTIQVLTSVNGSADRWRHLFERLFTAQAWPAAHLDIHDFGATPGVVRLRLEQAFEEVAP; encoded by the coding sequence ATGGAAACCCTTTCGTTCACTTACCCCGCCGGGCAACCGGCCAAGGGCCGCGCGCTGGCAGGCTGCGTCGGTTCCGGCGACCTGGAAGTGCTGCTCGAGCCTGCCACGAACGGCACGCTGACGATCCAGGTGCTGACCTCGGTCAATGGCAGCGCCGACCGCTGGCGCCACCTGTTCGAGCGCCTGTTCACCGCACAGGCGTGGCCGGCCGCGCACCTGGACATCCATGATTTCGGCGCCACCCCAGGGGTCGTGCGCCTGCGCCTGGAACAGGCGTTCGAGGAGGTGGCCCCATGA
- a CDS encoding biotin-independent malonate decarboxylase subunit beta (The beta subunit catalyzes the decarboxylation of the malonyl moiety on coenzyme A) — translation MTDTDRLLRSRSFVELGARQRAQALLDAGSFRELLGPFDRVMSPWLPQQGIVPQADDGVVVAKGTLNGQPLLVAAIEGAFQGGSMGEVGGAKIAGALELAVEDNQKGIPTAAVLLLETGGVRLQEANLGLAAIAEIQAAIVALRQYRPVIGLIAGSVGCFGGMSIAAGLCSRVIVTREARLGLNGPQVIEQEAGLDEYDSRDRPFIWSLTGGAQRHASGLADAFVADEASQVREAVVTQLAAGEPAQPRTRQAAHFLARLGALGDDCEQLDAAGARAVLKGDVQ, via the coding sequence ATGACCGACACCGATCGCTTGCTGCGCAGCCGCAGCTTCGTCGAACTCGGCGCCCGTCAGCGCGCCCAGGCGTTGCTCGACGCCGGCTCCTTCCGTGAACTGCTCGGCCCGTTCGACCGGGTCATGTCGCCCTGGCTGCCCCAGCAGGGCATCGTGCCTCAGGCCGATGACGGCGTGGTCGTGGCCAAGGGGACGCTGAACGGCCAGCCCTTGCTGGTGGCCGCCATCGAAGGCGCGTTCCAGGGCGGCAGCATGGGCGAGGTCGGCGGCGCGAAGATCGCCGGGGCCCTGGAGCTGGCCGTCGAGGACAACCAGAAGGGTATCCCCACGGCGGCCGTCCTGCTGCTGGAGACCGGCGGTGTGCGCCTGCAGGAAGCCAACCTGGGCCTGGCCGCGATCGCCGAGATCCAGGCGGCCATCGTCGCGCTGCGCCAGTACCGCCCGGTGATCGGTCTGATCGCCGGATCGGTGGGGTGCTTTGGCGGCATGTCGATCGCCGCAGGGCTGTGCAGTCGGGTGATCGTCACCCGCGAAGCCCGTCTGGGCCTCAATGGCCCGCAGGTGATCGAGCAGGAGGCCGGGCTCGACGAATACGACTCGCGCGACCGCCCCTTCATCTGGAGCCTGACCGGCGGTGCGCAGCGCCATGCCAGCGGCCTGGCCGATGCTTTCGTCGCCGACGAGGCGAGCCAGGTGCGCGAGGCGGTGGTGACGCAGTTGGCCGCCGGCGAACCTGCGCAGCCGCGCACCCGCCAGGCGGCGCACTTCCTGGCCCGGCTGGGCGCGCTGGGGGACGATTGTGAACAACTCGACGCGGCCGGTGCCCGCGCCGTACTCAAGGGGGACGTGCAATGA
- a CDS encoding biotin-independent malonate decarboxylase subunit gamma yields MSRGVNWLQALTEGTALPGYPASVRVVDGEVGNRPARFLAVVPDAHNPFPRARQGEVGLLEGWGLAKAVDEAIEADRGGVPRVLVSVVDVPSQAYGRREEALGIHQALAAAVDAYARARLAGHPSIGLLVGKAMSGAFLAHGYQAQRLIALDDSGVMVHAMGKAAAARITLRSVEELEALAAQVAPMAYDLDSYASLGLLWERVTVQAAERPGPADVEAVLEVLARAVQDIGTCSDLGSRLGAPNRALSSEVRQRLRDQW; encoded by the coding sequence ATGAGCCGTGGAGTGAACTGGCTGCAGGCCTTGACCGAGGGGACCGCGCTGCCGGGCTACCCGGCCTCGGTGCGGGTGGTCGATGGTGAAGTGGGCAATCGTCCTGCACGCTTCCTGGCGGTGGTGCCGGATGCGCATAACCCGTTCCCCCGTGCGCGGCAGGGCGAGGTCGGCCTGCTGGAAGGCTGGGGCCTGGCCAAGGCGGTCGACGAGGCCATCGAAGCTGACCGCGGCGGCGTGCCACGGGTCCTGGTGTCGGTGGTCGACGTGCCCAGCCAGGCCTACGGTCGACGCGAAGAAGCCCTGGGCATCCACCAGGCGCTGGCCGCCGCCGTGGACGCCTATGCCCGTGCCCGCCTGGCCGGGCACCCCTCCATCGGCCTGCTGGTGGGCAAGGCCATGTCCGGGGCGTTCCTGGCCCACGGCTACCAGGCGCAGCGCTTGATCGCACTGGACGACAGTGGGGTGATGGTCCACGCCATGGGCAAGGCCGCCGCGGCGCGCATCACCCTGCGCAGTGTCGAGGAACTTGAGGCCCTGGCCGCCCAGGTCGCACCCATGGCCTACGACCTGGACAGCTACGCATCGCTGGGCCTGCTGTGGGAGCGCGTGACCGTGCAGGCCGCCGAGCGGCCTGGCCCGGCCGATGTCGAGGCAGTGCTCGAGGTACTGGCCCGCGCCGTGCAGGACATCGGCACCTGCAGCGACCTGGGATCACGCCTGGGCGCACCGAACCGCGCCTTGTCGTCCGAGGTACGGCAACGCTTGCGGGACCAGTGGTGA
- a CDS encoding phosphoribosyl-dephospho-CoA transferase, whose product MTMTYRAHDLLWGMTPTDLPAQAPDWAHAVLRAGQPVVMRRAVGAPGQVAVGIRGAQRHQRLAAWLAASMIRQQRSPEQLRLEADAPLNWPALVALARVTPYLDAQGLAWGPTGGVGYQLASGTQVLHADSDLDLVIRAPQPMPREQARALCARLQASDCRIDTQLETPWGAVALAEWAGSARRVLLKRDHGACLVDDPWHVQEHAA is encoded by the coding sequence ATGACGATGACATACCGGGCACACGATCTGCTCTGGGGCATGACGCCGACGGACCTGCCGGCCCAGGCGCCTGACTGGGCCCACGCGGTGCTGCGCGCCGGGCAGCCGGTAGTGATGCGTCGGGCCGTCGGCGCCCCAGGCCAGGTGGCCGTCGGCATTCGTGGCGCGCAGCGTCATCAACGCCTGGCCGCCTGGCTGGCCGCCTCGATGATCCGCCAGCAGCGCAGCCCCGAACAGCTGCGCCTCGAGGCGGACGCCCCCTTGAACTGGCCGGCGCTCGTGGCGCTGGCCCGCGTCACGCCTTACCTCGATGCCCAAGGCCTGGCCTGGGGGCCGACCGGGGGCGTGGGCTATCAGCTGGCAAGCGGCACCCAGGTGCTGCATGCCGACAGCGACCTGGACCTGGTGATCCGTGCGCCACAGCCGATGCCGCGCGAGCAGGCACGGGCCTTGTGCGCACGCTTGCAGGCCAGCGACTGCCGCATCGATACGCAGCTGGAAACCCCCTGGGGCGCGGTGGCGCTGGCCGAATGGGCTGGCTCGGCACGGCGCGTGCTGCTCAAGCGCGATCACGGTGCCTGCCTGGTGGACGATCCGTGGCACGTGCAGGAGCACGCCGCGTGA
- a CDS encoding malonate decarboxylase subunit epsilon, with amino-acid sequence MSVLFAFPGQGAQRPGMLRHWQDEPETRACLEEASDALGEPVEQLDSREALADTRAVQLCLLVSGVAAARRLMRDAPPPTYVSGLSIGAYPAAVIAGALSFADAVRLVARRGQLMQQAYPSGHGMTAVVGLSRSTVEDLIRQASAPVYLANLNADDQFVVAGSNAALAAFAERALALGARAARRLAMSVPSHCPLLDAPAAELAAAFANVALRRPTLSYLSGSTARIIRQVDALRDDLAFNMCRPVDWHATLRVAYERGVRLLVELPPGAVLSGLARPVFTEGVVVACQGARLDTLQALMRREVSAEQ; translated from the coding sequence GTGAGCGTGCTGTTCGCCTTTCCAGGCCAGGGCGCGCAACGCCCCGGCATGCTGCGCCATTGGCAGGACGAGCCGGAGACCCGCGCCTGCCTGGAGGAGGCCAGCGATGCACTGGGCGAGCCGGTCGAGCAGCTGGACAGCCGCGAGGCGCTGGCCGATACCCGCGCCGTGCAACTGTGCCTGCTGGTCAGCGGTGTCGCCGCTGCACGCCGCCTGATGCGCGACGCGCCGCCGCCGACCTATGTGAGCGGCCTGTCGATCGGCGCCTACCCGGCGGCGGTGATCGCGGGCGCGCTGTCCTTCGCCGATGCCGTGCGCCTGGTGGCACGGCGCGGCCAATTGATGCAGCAAGCCTATCCCAGCGGCCATGGCATGACGGCCGTGGTCGGGTTGTCGCGTTCGACGGTCGAGGACCTGATTCGGCAGGCCAGCGCGCCGGTGTACCTGGCCAACCTCAATGCCGATGACCAGTTCGTCGTCGCCGGCAGCAATGCTGCGCTGGCGGCCTTCGCCGAGCGCGCACTGGCCTTGGGCGCCCGGGCGGCCAGGCGATTGGCCATGAGCGTGCCGTCGCACTGCCCGTTGCTCGACGCACCCGCCGCCGAGCTGGCCGCCGCCTTCGCCAACGTTGCACTGCGCCGGCCCACCTTGAGCTACCTGAGCGGGAGCACGGCCCGGATCATTCGCCAGGTCGACGCACTGCGCGACGATCTGGCCTTCAACATGTGCCGCCCCGTGGACTGGCATGCCACCCTGCGCGTGGCCTACGAGCGCGGGGTGCGCCTGCTGGTCGAGCTGCCGCCGGGTGCCGTGCTCAGCGGCCTGGCCCGGCCCGTCTTCACCGAGGGTGTGGTGGTCGCCTGCCAGGGCGCCCGGCTCGACACGTTGCAGGCGCTGATGCGCCGGGAGGTGAGCGCCGAGCAGTGA
- a CDS encoding malonate carrier protein, translated as MIIYGVALLAICTLAGVVIGDLLGALLGVRSNVGGVGIAMILLICARLYMHRHGGLSKECEFGVGFWGALYIPIVVAMAAQQNVVTALHGGPVALLAAVGAVLVCGATIALISRTHRGEPLEALPDAAPDKPVALAVPAGGR; from the coding sequence ATGATCATCTACGGAGTGGCCCTGCTGGCCATCTGCACGCTTGCCGGTGTCGTCATCGGTGATTTGCTGGGCGCCTTGCTCGGTGTCCGGTCCAACGTCGGCGGGGTCGGCATCGCCATGATCCTGCTGATCTGCGCACGCCTGTACATGCACCGGCACGGTGGCCTGAGCAAGGAGTGCGAGTTCGGCGTCGGTTTCTGGGGCGCCTTGTACATCCCGATCGTGGTGGCCATGGCCGCGCAGCAGAACGTGGTCACCGCGTTGCACGGTGGCCCGGTCGCCTTGCTGGCGGCGGTGGGCGCGGTACTGGTGTGCGGGGCGACCATTGCGCTGATCAGCCGGACCCACCGTGGCGAGCCGCTGGAGGCCTTGCCGGACGCAGCGCCGGACAAGCCGGTGGCCCTGGCCGTACCGGCAGGAGGTCGCTGA
- a CDS encoding malonate transporter: protein MIDLLRNALEHNGLITAFAVVGAVMWVSVLLSKYLTFGRVHGSAIAIVIGLVLAWIGGNLTGGQKGIADLALFSGIGLMGGAMLRDFAIVATAFEVQATEARKAGLIGAVALLLGTVLPFIVGAAVAWSFGYRDAVSMTTIGAGAVTYIVGPVTGAALGASSDVMALSIATGLIKAILVMVFTPVSARLLALDNPRSAMVFGGLAGTVSGVTAGLAATDRRLVPYGALTATFHTGLGCLLGPSVLYFCVRALVG, encoded by the coding sequence ATGATCGATCTTCTGCGCAATGCGCTGGAACACAATGGCCTGATCACCGCCTTCGCCGTGGTCGGCGCCGTGATGTGGGTGTCGGTGCTGCTGTCCAAGTACCTGACCTTCGGCCGCGTGCACGGCTCGGCCATCGCCATCGTCATTGGCCTGGTGCTGGCCTGGATCGGCGGCAACCTCACAGGCGGTCAGAAAGGCATCGCCGACCTGGCGCTGTTCTCCGGCATCGGGCTGATGGGTGGGGCGATGCTGCGCGACTTTGCCATCGTCGCCACGGCCTTCGAGGTGCAGGCCACCGAGGCCCGCAAGGCCGGCCTGATCGGCGCGGTGGCGCTGCTGCTGGGCACGGTGCTGCCGTTCATCGTCGGTGCGGCGGTGGCCTGGTCGTTTGGCTACCGGGACGCGGTGAGCATGACCACCATCGGCGCCGGTGCGGTGACCTACATCGTCGGGCCGGTCACCGGTGCAGCGTTAGGGGCCAGTTCCGATGTCATGGCGCTGTCGATCGCCACCGGGCTGATCAAGGCCATCCTGGTGATGGTCTTCACGCCGGTCTCGGCGCGCCTGCTGGCCCTGGACAACCCACGTTCGGCGATGGTCTTCGGCGGGCTGGCCGGCACCGTCAGCGGGGTGACCGCCGGGCTGGCGGCCACCGACCGGCGCCTGGTGCCCTATGGCGCGCTCACGGCGACCTTCCACACCGGGCTGGGCTGCCTGCTGGGGCCGTCGGTGCTGTACTTCTGCGTACGGGCGCTGGTGGGGTAG
- a CDS encoding LysR family transcriptional regulator: MQIDEELTLKKLEIFLAFMHAGNLARAASALDTSSVSVHRAIHSLENALRCPLFKHEGRSLTPLESAYVLEEKARKLIQDTSEMVRLTREAAGFSSERFKLGALYSLTVRTVPQLIMGLKLRRSELNIDLTLGSNVDLMYRLKNLELDAILVSLDESTGDVACEQLPLYEDEIFLAVPTDSPFAQAQEVDLADFAESTFLTLTPGFATHRDGERVFRQAGFEPKVAMQVKDIFTLLSMVSSGVGYALLPGRISAVYENQIKLIALRPQYRHRQRIGVVFLKTRERDPNVLALIAECRMYSRRHPA, from the coding sequence ATGCAGATCGATGAAGAACTCACCTTGAAGAAACTCGAGATCTTCCTCGCCTTCATGCACGCCGGGAACCTGGCCCGTGCCGCCAGTGCGCTGGACACCAGCAGCGTCAGCGTGCACCGGGCCATCCACTCCCTGGAGAACGCCCTGCGCTGCCCGCTGTTCAAGCACGAAGGCCGTAGCCTGACACCCCTGGAAAGCGCCTACGTGCTGGAGGAGAAGGCCCGCAAGCTGATCCAGGACACCAGCGAGATGGTGCGCCTGACCCGTGAGGCCGCCGGGTTCTCGTCCGAGCGCTTCAAGCTCGGCGCACTGTACTCGCTGACCGTGCGCACCGTGCCGCAGCTGATCATGGGCCTGAAACTGCGGCGCAGCGAGCTGAACATCGACCTGACCCTGGGCTCCAACGTGGACCTGATGTACCGGCTGAAGAACCTCGAGCTGGACGCGATCCTGGTGTCGCTCGACGAAAGCACCGGTGATGTGGCCTGCGAGCAGTTGCCGCTCTACGAGGACGAGATCTTCCTGGCTGTGCCGACCGACTCGCCGTTCGCCCAGGCCCAGGAGGTCGACCTGGCAGACTTTGCCGAGTCGACCTTCCTCACCCTCACGCCAGGATTCGCCACCCACCGCGACGGCGAGCGGGTGTTTCGCCAGGCGGGCTTCGAACCGAAGGTGGCCATGCAGGTGAAGGACATCTTCACCTTGCTCAGCATGGTCAGCTCCGGGGTTGGCTATGCCCTGCTGCCAGGCCGCATCTCGGCGGTGTACGAGAACCAGATCAAGCTGATCGCGCTGCGCCCGCAGTACCGCCACCGGCAGCGCATCGGCGTGGTCTTTCTCAAGACCCGTGAGCGCGACCCTAACGTGCTCGCGCTGATCGCCGAGTGCCGCATGTACAGCCGCCGGCACCCGGCCTGA
- a CDS encoding aldehyde dehydrogenase: MKAIVYNGPRDVSVQNVPDAKIEKPTDVLVRVTTTNICGSDLHMYEGRTSFEQGRIFGHENLGEVIEVGVGVDRVKVGDQVCLPFNIGCGFCDNCERGLTGYCLTVNPGSAGAAYGFADMGTFAGGQAELLRVPYGDFNCLVLPEDAQEREDDYVMLSDIFPTGWHATELAGLQPGESIAIYGAGPVGLMAAHAAMIKGAAQVFVVDHQPDRLKLAAQLGATPINSAEDKAVEQILNLTHGRGTDRGCECVGYQCCDRHGHEANHLTMNNLVASTRATGGIGVVGVFVPQDPGAENDLAKEGKMAFDFGSFWFKGQQIRTGQANVKAYNRRLAELIHHGRAKPSQIISHSLGLEQGPDAYRHFDARDDGWTKVVLKPGK, translated from the coding sequence ATGAAAGCGATCGTCTACAACGGGCCGCGCGATGTGTCCGTCCAGAACGTGCCCGACGCGAAGATCGAAAAACCTACCGACGTACTGGTCAGGGTCACCACCACCAACATCTGCGGCTCGGACCTGCACATGTACGAAGGCCGCACCTCCTTCGAACAAGGCCGCATCTTCGGGCACGAGAACCTTGGTGAAGTCATCGAGGTCGGTGTCGGGGTCGATCGGGTCAAGGTCGGCGACCAGGTCTGCCTGCCCTTCAACATCGGCTGTGGCTTCTGCGACAACTGCGAGCGCGGTCTGACCGGCTACTGCCTGACCGTGAACCCAGGTTCGGCAGGCGCGGCCTATGGCTTCGCCGACATGGGCACCTTCGCCGGCGGCCAGGCCGAGCTGCTGCGCGTGCCCTATGGCGACTTCAACTGCCTGGTGCTGCCGGAAGACGCCCAGGAGCGTGAAGACGATTACGTGATGCTGTCGGACATCTTCCCCACCGGGTGGCACGCCACCGAACTGGCAGGCCTGCAGCCGGGGGAGAGCATCGCGATCTACGGCGCCGGGCCGGTGGGCCTGATGGCCGCCCATGCCGCGATGATCAAGGGCGCCGCCCAGGTGTTCGTGGTCGATCACCAGCCAGACCGCCTGAAGCTGGCCGCGCAACTGGGCGCCACGCCGATCAACTCGGCCGAGGACAAGGCCGTCGAGCAGATCCTCAACCTGACCCATGGCAGGGGTACCGACCGTGGATGTGAGTGCGTCGGCTACCAGTGCTGCGATCGTCACGGCCATGAGGCCAACCACCTGACCATGAACAACCTGGTGGCTTCGACGCGGGCGACCGGTGGCATCGGCGTCGTGGGGGTATTCGTGCCCCAGGATCCTGGCGCTGAGAACGACCTGGCCAAGGAGGGCAAGATGGCCTTCGACTTCGGTTCGTTCTGGTTCAAGGGGCAACAGATCCGCACGGGGCAGGCGAACGTCAAGGCCTACAACCGTCGTCTCGCCGAACTGATCCACCACGGCCGCGCCAAGCCTTCGCAGATCATCTCGCACAGCCTGGGGCTGGAGCAGGGGCCGGATGCCTACCGGCATTTCGATGCGCGCGACGATGGCTGGACCAAGGTGGTGCTCAAGCCGGGCAAGTGA
- a CDS encoding replication terminus site-binding protein, producing the protein MYDVIQAAYQRLVAEVTQFNETWPSLVVAGKVWRVPVLQEQRTPDVIEVEALTGQQAIDATVVALRTFQRDIDQAPGTVMRLPGYFQLSASVLPLAMAVNTAKLALMDAIEAERVAQNLAPEMRPKLMRKALGSSLFSTKQLQRTLHVFDGAPRRISFTWAGHTTSTERIRVAKVREQLAHAAKLRAAAEDIPVQQTPEYLDLAAIIRLNDADVLIKHKQIAPHPRCTLWFGPTGMKWDAQPKANLPVFVLAGDGPMKLSDLKHFDKAVRGERRRDVKARQEVWPQRHMYLPGPKGQSTQAEAPVKEGALHSTYRLGGVVYEPT; encoded by the coding sequence ATGTACGACGTCATCCAGGCTGCCTATCAACGGCTGGTCGCCGAAGTCACCCAGTTCAATGAAACCTGGCCGTCGCTGGTGGTGGCCGGCAAGGTCTGGCGGGTGCCCGTCCTGCAAGAGCAGCGCACGCCCGACGTCATCGAGGTCGAGGCCCTGACCGGACAGCAGGCCATCGATGCCACGGTCGTGGCCTTGCGCACGTTTCAACGGGACATCGACCAGGCGCCTGGCACGGTGATGCGCCTGCCGGGCTATTTCCAGCTCAGCGCATCGGTGCTGCCGCTGGCCATGGCTGTCAACACGGCCAAGCTTGCGCTGATGGATGCCATCGAAGCGGAACGGGTGGCCCAGAACCTGGCCCCGGAAATGCGCCCGAAACTGATGCGCAAGGCGCTGGGTTCCTCACTGTTCAGCACCAAGCAGCTGCAGCGCACGCTGCACGTGTTCGACGGCGCACCCCGGCGCATCTCGTTCACCTGGGCCGGACACACCACCAGCACCGAACGCATTCGGGTGGCCAAGGTGCGTGAGCAGCTGGCCCATGCGGCCAAGCTGCGGGCGGCGGCGGAAGACATTCCGGTACAGCAGACGCCCGAGTACCTGGACCTGGCGGCCATCATCCGGCTCAACGACGCCGACGTGCTGATCAAGCACAAACAGATCGCACCGCACCCGCGCTGCACCTTGTGGTTCGGCCCCACCGGCATGAAGTGGGACGCGCAGCCCAAGGCCAACCTGCCGGTGTTCGTGCTGGCCGGGGATGGGCCGATGAAGCTGAGTGACCTGAAGCACTTCGACAAGGCCGTGCGGGGCGAACGGCGCCGTGACGTCAAGGCGCGGCAGGAGGTGTGGCCGCAGCGTCACATGTATTTGCCAGGCCCGAAAGGGCAGTCGACCCAGGCCGAAGCGCCGGTGAAGGAGGGTGCTTTGCACTCGACCTATCGGCTCGGTGGCGTGGTCTACGAGCCGACCTGA
- a CDS encoding MFS transporter has product MEASMALGSFAIGTGEFAIMGLMPDIASNLNLSEPQVGHAISAYALGVVVGAPTLAILGAKLLRKHMLLWLMLLYTLGNLATAFAPSFSSLVAFRFVSGLPHGAYFGIAAVVASSMVPSNQRAGAVARVMLGLTLAMLLGNPIATFLGQFFGWRSAFVLVGVIALCTVALVARYVPQPHDEVRSDPRRELHAFTKPQVWMALGIASIGFAGMFCVFSYLAPTMLEVTRVSPQWIPFGLAAFGLGGIVGNIAGGKLFDRLGFRAVGLVLIWSMLVLVCFSFAAHSLWTLLPAVALVGTMIALAAPLQIRLMDIAHEAPSLAAASNHAAFNLANALGPWLGGLAITAGLGWTSTGYIGAAAALGGLVLFLIARRMKDGH; this is encoded by the coding sequence ATGGAAGCCTCCATGGCCCTGGGCAGCTTCGCCATCGGCACCGGCGAATTCGCCATCATGGGCCTGATGCCCGACATTGCCAGCAATCTCAACCTGAGCGAGCCACAGGTCGGCCATGCGATCAGCGCCTACGCCTTGGGCGTGGTGGTGGGCGCGCCCACGTTGGCGATCCTGGGCGCCAAGCTGCTGCGCAAGCACATGCTGTTGTGGCTCATGCTGCTGTACACCCTGGGCAACCTGGCCACGGCCTTCGCGCCCTCGTTTTCCAGTCTGGTGGCGTTCCGCTTCGTCAGCGGCCTGCCCCATGGGGCCTACTTCGGTATCGCGGCCGTGGTCGCCTCGAGCATGGTGCCGAGCAACCAGCGCGCCGGTGCGGTGGCGCGGGTGATGCTGGGGCTGACCCTGGCCATGCTGTTGGGTAACCCGATCGCCACGTTCCTGGGGCAGTTCTTCGGCTGGCGTTCGGCCTTCGTGCTGGTCGGTGTCATCGCCTTGTGTACCGTGGCGCTGGTTGCCCGGTATGTGCCGCAGCCTCACGACGAAGTGCGCAGCGATCCACGGCGTGAACTGCATGCCTTCACCAAACCGCAGGTGTGGATGGCATTGGGCATCGCCTCGATCGGGTTTGCCGGCATGTTCTGCGTGTTCAGCTACCTGGCGCCGACCATGCTCGAGGTGACGCGTGTGTCGCCCCAGTGGATCCCGTTCGGGCTGGCCGCCTTCGGGCTGGGCGGCATCGTCGGCAACATCGCCGGCGGCAAGCTGTTCGACCGGCTGGGCTTCCGGGCCGTCGGGCTGGTGCTGATCTGGTCGATGCTGGTGCTGGTGTGCTTCTCGTTCGCCGCGCACTCGCTGTGGACCTTGCTGCCGGCCGTCGCGCTGGTGGGCACCATGATCGCCCTGGCGGCCCCCTTGCAGATTCGCCTGATGGACATCGCCCATGAGGCGCCGAGCCTCGCAGCAGCCTCGAATCACGCGGCCTTCAACCTGGCCAACGCCCTGGGGCCTTGGCTTGGCGGGCTGGCCATCACCGCAGGCCTGGGCTGGACCAGTACCGGGTACATTGGCGCGGCGGCAGCCCTGGGCGGGCTGGTTCTGTTCCTCATCGCGCGTCGGATGAAGGACGGGCACTGA
- a CDS encoding AcrR family transcriptional regulator produces MTRQSNTFTPRGPSDHSVRDQIMEAAMQHFGHYGYEKTTVSDLAKAIGFSKAYIYKFFDSKQAIGEMICASRLAMIMNAVEQAVATAPSASQKLRCLFRALVETGSELFFHDRKLYDIAAVAGRDHWPSAAAHGERLHRLIEQIVLDGRKTGEFEDKTPLDEATQAISLVMQPFINPVQLQYNLDTAETAIDLLPDLLIRSLTAS; encoded by the coding sequence ATGACTAGACAATCGAACACCTTTACCCCCAGAGGTCCTTCCGACCACAGCGTTCGCGACCAGATCATGGAAGCGGCGATGCAGCATTTCGGGCATTACGGTTACGAGAAGACCACCGTGTCGGACCTGGCCAAGGCCATCGGTTTTTCCAAGGCCTATATCTACAAGTTCTTCGACTCCAAACAGGCCATCGGCGAGATGATCTGCGCCAGCCGCCTGGCAATGATCATGAACGCTGTCGAACAGGCTGTCGCCACGGCACCAAGCGCCTCGCAAAAGCTGCGTTGCCTGTTCCGCGCCCTTGTGGAGACGGGCAGCGAGCTGTTCTTTCATGACCGCAAGCTCTACGACATCGCTGCCGTGGCCGGGCGTGACCACTGGCCTTCGGCAGCAGCCCACGGCGAGCGTCTGCATCGGCTGATCGAACAGATCGTGCTGGACGGCAGAAAGACCGGTGAGTTCGAAGATAAAACGCCACTGGACGAGGCCACTCAGGCGATCTCCCTGGTGATGCAACCCTTCATCAACCCGGTGCAGCTGCAGTACAACCTGGACACTGCCGAAACAGCCATTGATCTCTTGCCAGACCTTCTGATACGGAGCCTGACAGCCAGTTAG